From one Caldithrix abyssi DSM 13497 genomic stretch:
- the bshC gene encoding bacillithiol biosynthesis cysteine-adding enzyme BshC yields the protein MNEIFSRYLQSNRTLTEYFAHPLKADWNALSEEVMGQRRTFLTSELIRQNGEVQFERQKQHLAFLKQENTLLVVSGQQLGFLVSPLYVVFKALTAVALSARLNEDNRAFNYVPVFWLEGEDHDFDEVNHAYVFDRQNELKKIEVQASGERRTPVGRRSLPRNIKEVLSTLKASLQPSEFSGALFDLLASIYRPGENWLRCFKEHLQELLGPFGLLFFDPGAREVKEQSLPFFKRVLSENDALLQALRVQTAQIGRPQVPIQLERAYLFFRDRQDARQPILREGPNFRVYGEQSTLTLTQLLDRLSESPDRISASVLTRPLWQSWMLPVASYVAGPAEIAYWAQLKRAFKQFDISMPHLQPRFSATLIEPRIGRLLKKFDLRAEDVPQEAGSWIKAFFKQNDLKEMEKETARLKAQIAQSLELYRKLGKNIDPTLESVVEKTFSGIENNLQKMNDRLLRAFRQKNQKTVEQLTAIHHSFYPAGKPQERILSSVYFHNKFGLRWLKTIFDSIDLDDHSHKYVAL from the coding sequence ATGAATGAAATTTTTTCCAGATATCTGCAGTCCAATCGAACTTTGACTGAGTATTTTGCCCATCCTTTAAAAGCGGACTGGAACGCTCTTTCCGAAGAGGTGATGGGGCAGCGGCGCACCTTTTTAACAAGCGAATTGATCCGCCAGAATGGGGAAGTACAGTTTGAGCGGCAAAAGCAGCATCTTGCCTTTTTAAAGCAAGAAAATACGCTGCTGGTGGTTAGCGGCCAGCAACTGGGCTTTCTGGTTTCGCCCCTTTATGTGGTATTTAAGGCGCTAACCGCCGTGGCGCTTAGCGCCAGGTTGAATGAGGACAACCGGGCGTTCAACTATGTGCCCGTTTTCTGGCTGGAGGGCGAAGACCATGATTTTGACGAAGTAAATCACGCTTACGTGTTTGATCGGCAAAATGAACTAAAAAAGATTGAAGTACAAGCGAGCGGCGAACGAAGAACCCCGGTAGGCAGGCGTTCGTTACCGCGGAACATTAAAGAAGTTTTATCGACCCTAAAAGCCTCTTTGCAGCCCAGCGAATTTTCTGGCGCTTTGTTCGATTTACTGGCCAGCATTTACCGTCCAGGCGAAAATTGGTTACGCTGCTTTAAAGAACATTTACAGGAATTGCTGGGACCCTTTGGCTTGCTTTTTTTTGATCCCGGCGCAAGAGAGGTAAAGGAACAAAGCCTGCCGTTTTTTAAGCGTGTTCTGTCGGAAAACGATGCACTGCTGCAGGCGCTGCGCGTCCAAACCGCACAGATTGGCCGGCCGCAAGTTCCGATTCAGTTAGAACGCGCCTATTTGTTTTTCAGAGATCGGCAAGACGCGCGCCAGCCGATTTTGCGTGAGGGCCCAAATTTCAGAGTTTACGGCGAACAGAGCACGCTGACCTTAACGCAATTACTGGATCGCTTAAGCGAAAGTCCCGATCGTATTTCTGCCTCCGTTTTAACCCGGCCGTTATGGCAAAGCTGGATGTTGCCCGTGGCCTCATACGTGGCAGGGCCCGCCGAAATCGCCTACTGGGCGCAGCTTAAAAGAGCGTTTAAACAATTCGACATATCCATGCCGCATTTGCAGCCGCGATTTTCGGCCACTCTGATCGAACCCCGGATCGGTAGGCTACTGAAAAAATTCGATCTGCGAGCAGAAGATGTGCCGCAGGAGGCCGGCAGCTGGATAAAGGCTTTTTTCAAACAAAATGATTTAAAAGAGATGGAAAAAGAGACCGCTCGTCTAAAGGCGCAAATCGCTCAAAGTCTGGAGTTGTATCGAAAACTTGGTAAAAACATCGATCCCACTCTGGAAAGCGTGGTCGAAAAGACTTTTAGCGGCATAGAAAACAATCTGCAAAAAATGAATGATCGCCTGCTGCGCGCCTTTCGGCAAAAAAATCAAAAAACGGTAGAACAATTGACTGCAATCCACCACAGTTTTTATCCGGCCGGCAAGCCGCAGGAACGCATATTGAGTTCGGTTTATTTTCATAATAAATTCGGTTTGCGCTGGTTAAAAACGATTTTCGATTCCATTGACCTGGACGACCATTCGCATAAATATGTGGCCTTGTAA
- a CDS encoding DUF84 family protein, whose protein sequence is MKIGIGSLNKTKVEAVKSACAKLQQTFPYLQNQRFEFVTMGARTPIPDMPLSQEQIIDGAVLRAQYVFKQVPDLDYAIGLEGGTFPLTTPALSPDVLYFLQNWVYVYNGQTGSLGSSPALPLPGTIVRQLYEERRELAEVIDEFSGRHDVRSNQGAFGILTRQLLSRTHTFEISVINAFIPFLNPDYARF, encoded by the coding sequence ATGAAAATTGGCATTGGTTCTTTAAACAAAACAAAGGTAGAAGCTGTAAAGTCGGCGTGCGCTAAGCTACAACAGACTTTCCCTTATTTGCAAAATCAGCGTTTTGAGTTTGTAACCATGGGCGCCCGTACGCCCATTCCGGATATGCCGCTTTCACAGGAACAGATCATTGACGGCGCCGTGTTGCGCGCCCAATATGTGTTCAAACAGGTTCCCGACTTAGACTACGCCATTGGTCTGGAAGGCGGCACCTTTCCTCTTACCACGCCCGCTCTTTCGCCGGATGTGCTCTACTTTTTACAAAACTGGGTTTATGTTTACAATGGCCAAACCGGGTCTCTGGGGAGCTCGCCGGCCCTGCCTTTACCAGGTACGATTGTGCGGCAACTATATGAAGAACGTCGCGAATTAGCAGAGGTTATCGACGAATTCAGCGGCAGGCATGACGTCCGCTCCAATCAGGGCGCCTTTGGCATTTTAACGCGCCAATTACTTTCGCGCACCCACACCTTCGAGATTTCTGTTATTAATGCTTTTATTCCCTTTTTAAACCCCGATTACGCCCGATTTTAG
- a CDS encoding class I SAM-dependent methyltransferase, translating to MSISGFKENWFKNWFGEEYIEVYAHRDEQDAQDLIRLIVKNIHITKQTKILDAACGPGRHACLLKNWSDFVFGLDLSMSLLKRARQNCPLELVRGDIRALPFKTRFEVVVSLFTSFGYFFDDGENLQVLKEYHRVLKKGGVFFLDFLNASYVQKHLKGETVRTINGKKIVETRRIVGKRVEKAITIEQKGRQREFLESVRLYNLFELKALLNAAGFKIQKVFGDYQGRPFEAQSPRLIFLTVKKARQ from the coding sequence TTGAGCATAAGTGGATTTAAAGAAAACTGGTTCAAAAACTGGTTTGGCGAAGAGTACATCGAAGTTTACGCCCACCGCGATGAGCAAGACGCGCAGGATTTGATTCGTTTAATCGTTAAAAATATTCATATTACGAAACAAACGAAAATTCTGGACGCGGCGTGCGGCCCCGGAAGACACGCCTGCCTTTTGAAAAATTGGTCCGATTTTGTTTTTGGGCTTGATCTTTCAATGAGCCTATTAAAACGCGCCCGGCAGAATTGCCCGCTTGAACTGGTGCGCGGAGATATTCGGGCGCTTCCTTTTAAAACGCGCTTTGAGGTAGTGGTGAGTTTGTTCACCTCGTTTGGTTATTTTTTTGACGATGGCGAAAATTTACAGGTTTTAAAAGAATACCATCGCGTGTTAAAGAAAGGCGGCGTTTTCTTTTTAGATTTTCTCAATGCCAGCTATGTGCAAAAACATCTTAAAGGAGAGACCGTCAGAACCATTAATGGTAAAAAGATTGTTGAGACGCGGCGAATTGTCGGCAAACGCGTTGAAAAAGCAATCACCATCGAACAAAAGGGCCGCCAGAGGGAATTTTTAGAATCCGTACGCCTTTACAACCTTTTTGAGCTGAAAGCCCTGTTAAATGCGGCCGGCTTTAAAATACAAAAAGTTTTTGGCGATTATCAGGGCCGGCCATTTGAGGCGCAAAGCCCGCGATTGATTTTTTTAACGGTTAAAAAGGCAAGACAATGA
- a CDS encoding GNAT family N-acetyltransferase: protein MSVEIIPVRSKKEFKRFLDLEWEINRNTPNWVSPLRMERAKLLDTKKNPFYQHAEIEMFLAKKDGKFVGRIAAITNENHNKFHGDRWGFWGFFECINDQHVANALFKAAAEWLKARQRDNMVGPMNPSTNDECGLLIEGFDTPPFVMMTHNPDYYPQLVTNFGNTKIKDLYAWYLPTETALANITDKLERIANKIQARHSFRFRTAQLKHLDREIKLIKEIYNDAWSKNWGFVPFTDAEIDYLAAQLKQIVDEDLLLLAFKGDEPIAFSLTIPNINEILAKIPDGRLFPTGIFKLLFGLKKIKTARVITLGVRREYQHMGLGSIFYIETIKRAAKKGITAGELSWILEDNAPMNSAIQAFGSELYKRYRIYQYPLK, encoded by the coding sequence ATGTCTGTCGAAATCATTCCCGTGCGTTCCAAAAAAGAATTCAAAAGATTCCTCGACCTTGAGTGGGAGATCAATCGAAATACGCCCAATTGGGTCAGCCCTCTACGCATGGAACGCGCCAAACTACTGGACACAAAGAAGAATCCTTTTTACCAACATGCCGAAATAGAAATGTTTCTGGCAAAAAAGGACGGTAAATTTGTGGGACGGATTGCCGCCATTACCAATGAAAACCACAACAAATTCCACGGCGATCGATGGGGCTTTTGGGGATTTTTCGAATGTATTAACGACCAGCATGTGGCAAACGCCCTGTTTAAAGCCGCAGCCGAATGGTTAAAAGCCCGCCAGCGGGACAACATGGTGGGGCCGATGAATCCTTCGACCAATGATGAATGCGGGCTGCTCATCGAAGGATTTGATACGCCGCCATTCGTGATGATGACGCATAATCCGGACTACTATCCGCAGCTGGTCACCAATTTTGGTAATACAAAGATTAAAGATTTGTACGCCTGGTACCTGCCAACCGAAACCGCGCTGGCCAATATTACCGACAAACTGGAGCGCATCGCCAATAAAATTCAAGCCCGGCACAGCTTTCGATTCCGTACCGCGCAGCTAAAACATCTGGATCGCGAAATCAAACTCATCAAAGAGATTTACAATGACGCCTGGAGCAAAAACTGGGGATTTGTTCCCTTTACCGACGCTGAAATCGACTATCTGGCCGCGCAGTTAAAACAGATCGTGGATGAAGATTTGCTGCTTCTGGCCTTTAAGGGCGACGAACCTATTGCCTTTAGCTTAACCATTCCCAACATCAACGAGATACTGGCTAAAATTCCGGATGGCAGGCTGTTTCCCACGGGTATTTTTAAATTGCTGTTCGGCCTTAAAAAGATTAAAACGGCCCGCGTCATAACCCTGGGCGTTCGGCGGGAATATCAACACATGGGTCTGGGTTCCATTTTTTACATTGAAACGATTAAACGAGCGGCTAAAAAAGGCATTACCGCCGGCGAACTTTCGTGGATTTTAGAAGACAACGCACCCATGAACAGCGCGATTCAGGCCTTTGGTTCAGAGCTGTATAAACGCTATCGCATTTACCAGTATCCCTTAAAATAA
- a CDS encoding 5'-deoxyadenosine deaminase has product MKSKRLLIKNGLLITANHNMDVFRGDLLIEGGRIASLAPRIDDPEAEIVYADELLIVPGFVQTHVHLAQTLFRNSAEDLSLLGWLEKKIWPGEASHTPESLRLSAQLSIAEFFRSGTTTIMDIGIVKHAAVLFEVIAETGMRAISGKMLMDYGDGPEALIESGDAALQESIDLLEKWHGYDNGRIHYAFAPRFVLSCSEYLLKEIGLLAKKYGVGIHSHASENKSEVALVEERFKMSNIQVFEHLGLTEAPLRLAHCIWTDENDRRLMRANDIKVLHCPSANLKLGSGIAPIPDYLERGINVSLGADGAPCNNNLSIFTEMRLAALIQKGLHGPESMPAPTVFRLATIDGARALGLDEQIGSLEVGKKADLVFIKRNQVHSIPDENIYAKLIFSTNEADVLHVMVDGRWVMKERELLTINEEELVSKIKL; this is encoded by the coding sequence ATGAAATCAAAACGCTTACTAATCAAAAACGGCCTTCTGATAACGGCCAATCACAACATGGATGTGTTCCGGGGCGATCTTTTAATCGAAGGCGGCCGCATCGCCTCTCTTGCTCCCCGGATTGATGATCCTGAAGCAGAGATTGTTTACGCCGATGAGCTGCTCATTGTTCCGGGATTCGTCCAAACGCACGTGCATCTGGCGCAAACCCTCTTCCGCAATTCCGCCGAAGATCTTTCTCTATTGGGCTGGCTCGAAAAAAAGATCTGGCCGGGCGAAGCCTCGCACACGCCCGAAAGCCTTCGTTTAAGCGCCCAATTGAGCATTGCCGAATTTTTCCGCAGCGGCACCACCACCATCATGGACATTGGCATTGTTAAACACGCTGCCGTTCTTTTCGAAGTAATAGCTGAAACCGGCATGCGGGCCATTAGCGGCAAGATGCTGATGGATTACGGAGACGGCCCGGAAGCGTTGATCGAGTCCGGCGATGCAGCCCTTCAGGAGAGCATTGATCTGCTTGAAAAATGGCATGGTTACGATAACGGCCGCATTCACTATGCCTTTGCCCCGCGTTTTGTCCTTTCCTGCAGCGAATATTTATTAAAAGAGATCGGTCTGCTGGCTAAAAAATATGGCGTGGGCATCCACTCGCACGCATCCGAAAATAAAAGCGAAGTGGCTCTGGTGGAAGAACGATTCAAAATGAGCAACATTCAGGTTTTTGAACATCTGGGTCTTACCGAAGCGCCGTTGCGTCTGGCCCACTGCATCTGGACCGATGAAAACGACCGCCGGTTAATGCGTGCCAATGATATCAAGGTGCTGCACTGTCCGTCAGCCAATTTAAAACTGGGTTCCGGCATTGCTCCCATCCCCGATTATCTTGAAAGAGGAATTAACGTCTCTTTGGGCGCAGATGGCGCCCCATGCAATAATAATCTCAGCATCTTTACCGAAATGCGTCTGGCCGCGTTGATTCAAAAAGGCCTGCACGGGCCGGAAAGCATGCCCGCCCCAACCGTTTTTCGTCTGGCAACCATTGACGGCGCACGCGCCCTGGGGCTGGATGAGCAGATCGGCAGCCTGGAAGTCGGCAAAAAAGCCGACCTGGTCTTTATAAAAAGAAATCAAGTTCACTCCATTCCTGACGAAAATATTTACGCCAAATTAATTTTTTCTACCAACGAGGCCGATGTTTTACATGTGATGGTGGATGGGCGCTGGGTGATGAAAGAGCGGGAGTTGCTGACCATCAACGAAGAAGAACTGGTAAGTAAAATAAAATTATGA
- a CDS encoding tetratricopeptide repeat protein — translation MKRSILLSFLLLAFIMAFNSCGSKKDAVLQETRSPEEILQDGDLLFAQGDYKSALDTYQRLLIFYPTSELDIDAKLRMAECYNKLEEYEKQMDLLLQMLKENLIPEKVPAIYVQIGKYYEEAARFNPQNADTMDYKTAIEYYQRAIKYEDSNDEWSKAEAKYRIGLVYAKIGKLDQAREAYERVIVENAETPFAVLAQIKLQNPDNLMELSTVPDSIEAYKERLGSLLQQAEEKPMPEEQRTPSLEEYIQSPEMPATPADTSGTSEEN, via the coding sequence ATGAAGCGTAGCATACTGCTTTCTTTTTTATTATTAGCCTTCATTATGGCGTTTAATTCCTGCGGCAGTAAAAAAGATGCCGTTTTACAGGAAACCCGTTCTCCTGAAGAAATATTGCAGGATGGCGACCTTTTATTTGCTCAGGGAGACTATAAAAGCGCACTGGACACGTATCAACGCCTGCTCATTTTTTATCCCACCTCGGAGCTGGATATTGATGCCAAATTACGCATGGCCGAATGCTACAATAAATTGGAAGAATACGAAAAACAGATGGACCTTTTGCTTCAGATGCTTAAAGAGAATCTGATTCCGGAAAAAGTGCCGGCCATTTACGTCCAGATTGGAAAATACTACGAAGAGGCGGCTCGCTTTAACCCACAGAATGCGGATACGATGGACTACAAAACCGCCATCGAATACTACCAGAGGGCGATCAAATACGAAGACAGTAACGACGAGTGGAGTAAGGCCGAGGCCAAATATCGGATCGGGCTGGTTTATGCCAAAATCGGAAAGCTCGATCAGGCGCGGGAAGCCTATGAGCGTGTAATCGTAGAAAATGCAGAAACGCCCTTTGCCGTTCTGGCGCAGATTAAATTGCAAAATCCGGATAATCTGATGGAACTTTCTACAGTACCCGATTCCATTGAGGCTTACAAAGAGCGTCTTGGCAGTTTGCTGCAGCAGGCCGAAGAAAAGCCCATGCCCGAAGAACAAAGAACACCCTCGCTGGAAGAATACATTCAATCGCCTGAAATGCCTGCCACGCCGGCGGATACCAGCGGTACCTCAGAGGAAAATTAA
- the proS gene encoding proline--tRNA ligase: MAEKITPRNVDYSRWYTDVILQAKLADYSPVKGAMVIRPNGYAIWEMIQQNLDRMFKETGHVNAYFPLLIPESFMKKEAEHVEGFSPECAVVTIGGGQELEEPLYIRPTSETIIWSMYKKWIMSYRDLPILINQWANVLRWELRTRLFLRTSEFLWQEGHTAHATYEEAEQETMLILNLYKKFVEEYLAIPVIAGRKSDAEKFAGALHTYSIEAMMQDKKALQAGTSHNLGQNFAKAFDVKFQDQQGQLQYVWATSWGVSTRLIGALIMTHGDDNGVVIPPRVAQRQIVIVPIWRGEEEKKQVLDYADAVKKELTKEFTVILDDREQYKPGYKFAEWELQGIPLRLEIGPRDVAKNGLVMVRRDLLKKEFIARDGVLQTVRATLDLMQKEMLERARKFQEDNTHQVDDYNQFKKTIEEEGGFINSHWCGSAECEAKIKEDTKATIRNIPFDRKAEKGKCIICGKESEGRVIFAKAY; the protein is encoded by the coding sequence ATGGCAGAGAAAATTACTCCAAGAAATGTCGATTATTCACGCTGGTACACGGACGTGATTTTGCAGGCTAAGCTGGCCGATTACTCTCCGGTGAAGGGGGCAATGGTCATTCGTCCCAACGGATACGCCATCTGGGAAATGATTCAGCAGAACCTGGATCGCATGTTTAAAGAAACGGGGCACGTCAACGCCTATTTCCCATTATTGATTCCGGAAAGTTTTATGAAAAAAGAAGCCGAGCATGTAGAAGGCTTTTCGCCGGAATGCGCGGTGGTGACCATTGGCGGCGGGCAGGAGTTAGAAGAACCGCTTTACATCCGGCCGACTTCCGAAACCATTATCTGGAGTATGTACAAAAAATGGATCATGAGCTACCGTGATCTTCCCATCCTGATTAATCAATGGGCAAATGTTTTGCGCTGGGAACTGCGTACGCGCCTGTTTTTGCGTACCTCTGAATTTTTATGGCAGGAAGGCCACACCGCCCACGCCACCTATGAAGAGGCCGAGCAAGAGACCATGCTTATTTTAAATCTTTACAAAAAATTTGTGGAAGAGTACCTGGCCATTCCCGTTATTGCCGGCAGAAAATCGGACGCGGAAAAATTTGCCGGCGCGTTGCACACCTATTCCATCGAAGCCATGATGCAGGATAAAAAGGCGCTGCAGGCCGGTACCTCGCATAATTTAGGACAAAATTTTGCCAAAGCCTTTGATGTGAAATTTCAGGATCAGCAAGGCCAGTTGCAATATGTGTGGGCTACATCCTGGGGTGTGAGTACGCGGTTGATCGGCGCGCTAATAATGACGCACGGCGACGATAACGGCGTGGTCATTCCGCCCAGAGTGGCGCAACGGCAAATTGTGATTGTGCCCATCTGGCGCGGCGAAGAAGAGAAAAAACAGGTGCTGGACTATGCCGATGCCGTCAAAAAAGAACTGACTAAAGAATTTACGGTTATTCTGGATGATCGTGAACAATACAAACCCGGCTACAAATTTGCGGAGTGGGAATTGCAGGGCATTCCGCTGCGCCTGGAAATTGGGCCCAGAGATGTGGCCAAAAACGGCCTGGTGATGGTACGCCGCGACCTGCTCAAAAAAGAATTCATCGCCAGAGACGGCGTGCTACAAACGGTGCGCGCTACGCTCGATTTAATGCAAAAGGAGATGCTGGAAAGGGCGCGTAAATTCCAGGAAGACAATACCCATCAAGTGGACGATTATAACCAATTCAAGAAAACAATCGAAGAAGAAGGCGGATTTATTAACAGCCACTGGTGTGGCAGCGCCGAATGTGAAGCTAAAATCAAAGAGGATACTAAAGCGACCATTCGCAATATTCCATTCGATCGTAAAGCGGAAAAAGGTAAGTGTATTATTTGCGGAAAAGAATCGGAAGGTCGCGTGATTTTTGCCAAGGCGTATTAA
- a CDS encoding NAD-dependent epimerase/dehydratase family protein, whose amino-acid sequence MAKIFLTGATGFVGSHLAEKLLQQGHELRVLLRTTSNLRWIADLNLESFYGSLDNPQSLLSGLKDIDVVIHCAALTKALKNEDYYKVNFEGTKKLVDLIINNNLPVKRFVFISSQAAAGPASSFEPVTEEDEPHPVSEYGKSKLLAEKYILEQKGKLPFTIIRPPAVYGPRDTDVLQFFQTVKRGIIPKWQNRDKYASFVYVKDLVEGIALAAEHEKARDKIYFIADAQPYSWDDLARVVIDFFKTKAIHVPIPLGAVKIIAAVSERWSKITKQPSIINRQKVAELLPDFWICSPKKIQKELGFATQTSLENGVKQTLEWYVEHKWI is encoded by the coding sequence ATGGCGAAGATATTTTTAACGGGAGCAACCGGATTTGTCGGCAGCCACCTGGCAGAAAAGCTGTTACAACAGGGCCATGAGCTACGTGTTTTATTGCGAACAACCAGCAATTTACGTTGGATTGCCGATTTAAATCTGGAAAGCTTTTACGGCAGTTTAGATAATCCACAGAGTCTGTTAAGCGGTTTAAAGGATATTGATGTGGTCATCCACTGCGCCGCGCTAACCAAGGCCTTAAAAAACGAAGATTACTACAAGGTTAATTTCGAAGGCACAAAAAAGCTGGTGGATCTGATTATCAATAACAATCTGCCCGTCAAACGCTTTGTCTTTATTAGTTCGCAGGCAGCTGCTGGGCCAGCCAGCTCTTTCGAACCGGTTACAGAAGAAGATGAGCCCCACCCGGTTAGCGAATATGGCAAAAGCAAACTGCTGGCCGAAAAGTACATCCTTGAACAAAAGGGCAAACTGCCTTTTACCATTATTCGTCCGCCCGCTGTTTATGGCCCGCGCGACACCGATGTTTTGCAGTTTTTCCAGACTGTTAAGCGCGGGATCATCCCCAAATGGCAAAACCGCGATAAATATGCCAGCTTTGTTTACGTTAAAGACCTGGTGGAGGGTATCGCGCTGGCGGCCGAACACGAAAAAGCGCGGGATAAAATCTACTTTATTGCCGACGCGCAGCCATACTCGTGGGACGATCTGGCGCGCGTTGTCATAGACTTCTTTAAAACGAAGGCCATTCATGTGCCCATCCCGCTGGGCGCGGTAAAGATTATTGCCGCCGTCTCGGAAAGATGGAGCAAAATTACCAAACAGCCATCCATCATCAATCGCCAGAAAGTGGCGGAGCTGTTACCTGATTTCTGGATTTGTTCGCCGAAAAAAATTCAAAAAGAGCTGGGGTTTGCAACGCAAACGAGTCTGGAAAACGGAGTTAAACAAACGTTAGAATGGTACGTTGAGCATAAGTGGATTTAA
- a CDS encoding rhomboid family intramembrane serine protease, producing the protein MYDRGSYYRFRSGGMLPPAVKNLMFANGVIWLMMILNGSLQYFLLDQFALNRFDVLHNFKIWQLFTYMFLHDPSGLMHILFNMLFLWMFGAELENEWGTREFLKYYFITGIGAGILNIIISSSPTIGASGAVYGIMLAYALRYPDRYIYIYFLFPVKIKYFMAFLTLVSFFSTFSPYSDGIAHAAHLGGIIIGYVYLKYWYLFYKIKNLFSDIKLPKKGTDFKYRPGGKGSDQEKIEYYRKVIDELLDKINRVGYLNLTEEEKKLLEEGSNYLREHDKENYQ; encoded by the coding sequence ATGTACGATCGTGGCTCTTATTATCGCTTTCGCTCCGGGGGGATGCTACCGCCGGCGGTAAAGAATTTGATGTTTGCCAATGGGGTCATCTGGTTAATGATGATCTTAAATGGCAGTTTACAGTATTTTCTGCTTGATCAGTTTGCGCTCAATCGCTTCGATGTTTTGCATAATTTTAAAATCTGGCAGTTGTTCACCTACATGTTTTTGCACGATCCCTCCGGGTTAATGCACATTTTATTCAACATGCTCTTCTTATGGATGTTTGGCGCCGAACTGGAAAATGAGTGGGGGACGCGAGAATTTTTAAAGTACTATTTTATCACGGGCATCGGTGCGGGAATTCTCAATATCATCATTTCTTCCAGCCCGACCATTGGCGCTTCCGGAGCGGTTTACGGAATCATGCTGGCCTATGCCTTGCGCTATCCCGATCGCTACATCTACATTTACTTTTTGTTTCCGGTTAAAATAAAATATTTTATGGCCTTTTTAACGCTGGTGTCGTTCTTTTCCACCTTTAGCCCGTATAGCGATGGAATTGCCCATGCGGCTCACCTGGGGGGCATTATTATCGGCTATGTCTATCTAAAATACTGGTATTTGTTTTACAAGATCAAAAATCTGTTCAGCGATATTAAACTTCCTAAAAAGGGAACTGATTTTAAATACCGCCCGGGCGGCAAAGGAAGCGATCAGGAAAAAATCGAATATTACCGTAAAGTCATTGACGAATTGCTCGATAAGATTAATCGCGTCGGTTATTTAAACTTAACCGAAGAAGAAAAAAAGTTACTGGAAGAAGGTAGTAATTACCTTCGGGAACATGACAAAGAAAATTATCAATAG
- a CDS encoding aminotransferase class I/II-fold pyridoxal phosphate-dependent enzyme, which produces MDIFEKCRRFTRAKEAIEAGIYPYFRPLSGNDGPRVFMEGREIIMIGSNNYLGLTHDPRVIEAAIAATKQYGTSCSGSRFLNGTLDLHHQLENKIAQFMNREAALIFSTGYMANLGGIATLVGKDEYIILDKSDHASIYAGTRAAIGAQIKRFVHNDMESLERVLSQLEPETPKLIVCDGVFSMEGDIVRLAEILPLAQKYNAQIYIDEAHGVGVLGEHGRGACEYLGLEEHVEIVMSTFSKSLASIGGFVAGPQYVIDYIKHHASPLIFSASPTPAATAAVLKSIEIIETEPEHMQRLHHISDKMRYEFKRLGFDIGHSKDTPIIPLYIRNDDLTFLFWKRLFEEGVYSNAVISPAVAPDQALIRTSFMSTHTDEDLDKVLEIAAKVGKELGIIQ; this is translated from the coding sequence TTGGATATTTTTGAAAAATGCCGTCGGTTTACACGCGCTAAAGAAGCGATCGAAGCGGGTATTTACCCTTACTTTCGACCGCTTTCAGGGAATGACGGTCCCCGGGTGTTTATGGAAGGACGCGAAATTATTATGATCGGCTCCAACAACTATCTGGGGCTGACGCACGATCCGCGCGTCATTGAAGCGGCCATTGCAGCGACAAAGCAATATGGCACCAGTTGTTCCGGTTCGCGCTTTTTGAACGGGACGCTCGATTTACATCATCAACTGGAAAACAAAATTGCGCAATTCATGAATCGCGAGGCAGCGCTCATTTTTAGCACCGGCTACATGGCTAACCTTGGGGGAATTGCGACTCTGGTTGGCAAAGATGAGTATATTATTCTCGACAAATCGGACCACGCTTCCATTTATGCCGGAACGCGCGCCGCGATAGGCGCACAGATCAAACGCTTTGTGCACAACGACATGGAAAGTCTGGAACGCGTGCTCTCCCAGCTGGAGCCAGAAACGCCTAAACTCATCGTTTGCGACGGCGTGTTTAGTATGGAAGGCGATATTGTGCGCCTGGCAGAAATCCTACCTCTGGCGCAAAAATACAACGCTCAAATTTACATCGACGAGGCGCATGGCGTCGGCGTTCTTGGCGAACACGGCCGGGGCGCCTGCGAATATTTAGGTCTGGAAGAGCACGTTGAAATTGTAATGAGCACTTTCAGCAAATCGTTGGCTTCCATTGGCGGCTTTGTAGCCGGTCCGCAGTATGTAATCGACTACATTAAACATCACGCCAGTCCGTTAATCTTTTCGGCCTCGCCCACGCCCGCCGCCACGGCAGCCGTACTTAAAAGCATCGAAATCATCGAAACGGAACCAGAACACATGCAGCGCCTCCATCACATCAGCGATAAGATGCGCTACGAATTTAAACGTCTCGGTTTCGATATTGGGCACAGTAAAGACACGCCGATCATTCCCCTCTACATCCGTAATGACGACCTCACCTTCCTCTTCTGGAAACGGCTTTTTGAAGAAGGGGTTTACAGCAACGCCGTTATCAGTCCGGCCGTGGCGCCGGATCAGGCTTTGATCCGAACCAGCTTCATGTCCACCCACACCGATGAAGACCTGGACAAGGTGCTGGAAATAGCAGCAAAAGTTGGCAAAGAACTGGGTATCATTCAATAA